A genomic stretch from Sulfurihydrogenibium azorense Az-Fu1 includes:
- the mreC gene encoding rod shape-determining protein MreC, with product MTGNVKKIILKILIFLIFLSITVAILFSSFFKKVSIDVIGLPSSIIVSVLDNVKDFSTYIKDKKSLEDENKNLKKQIELLKLENQKLSYLKTENEELRKLLEFKNFYGFKRVLVAKVVGFSPDNWVDGFFIDLGKNEGIKEGDIVVSKGYLIGTVNLVGDRYSQVMSVNDKNFKITVRTRKTGEICFYNGLDYKKGVLRYVRPEQDIRLSDVVETTVVNSTISEGIPVGIVRKISTKEGEFFRDVEVETFYYPYNLNYVLVVQR from the coding sequence TTGACTGGAAATGTTAAAAAGATTATCTTAAAAATACTAATTTTTCTTATATTTTTATCAATAACAGTAGCAATCCTTTTCTCATCATTTTTTAAAAAAGTATCTATAGATGTAATAGGTTTACCTAGTAGTATTATAGTAAGTGTGTTAGATAATGTTAAAGATTTTTCAACTTACATTAAAGATAAAAAAAGCCTTGAAGACGAAAATAAAAATCTAAAAAAACAGATAGAACTGTTAAAATTGGAAAATCAAAAACTTTCTTATTTAAAAACAGAAAATGAAGAACTAAGAAAACTGCTAGAGTTTAAAAATTTTTACGGTTTTAAAAGGGTATTAGTTGCAAAAGTAGTTGGTTTTTCTCCAGATAACTGGGTTGATGGATTTTTTATTGATTTAGGTAAAAATGAAGGTATAAAAGAAGGAGATATTGTTGTTTCTAAAGGGTATTTAATAGGTACTGTAAATTTAGTGGGAGATAGATACTCACAAGTGATGTCTGTTAACGATAAAAATTTTAAAATAACTGTAAGGACAAGAAAAACAGGAGAAATTTGTTTTTATAACGGCTTAGATTACAAAAAGGGAGTATTAAGGTACGTTCGACCAGAGCAAGATATAAGACTTTCTGATGTTGTTGAAACGACAGTTGTAAACTCTACTATCTCAGAGGGTATTCCTGTCGGTATAGTTAGAAAGATATCTACAAAAGAGGGTGAGTTTTTTAGAGATGTAGAAGTAGAAACTTTTTACTACCCTTACAACTTAAACTATGTTTTGGTAGTTCAAAGATGA
- a CDS encoding rod shape-determining protein has protein sequence MIGKILGMFSNDIGVDLGTANTLVFVRGKGIVLTEPSIVAVDKAQNKVLAIGKEAKEMVGKTPEHIQIIRPLKDGVIADFDTTQAMLKYFIQKVHNNFPLVKLINPRPRIIIGVPSGITTVEKRAVIDAARQAGAREVYLIAEPMAAAIGAGLPIEQPGGNMIVDIGGGTSEIAVISLSGLVISNSIRIAGDEMNEAIINHLKRNYHILIGEQTAENIKINLGSAVESERDSKTMEIRGRDMAGMPRSITITGKDIREALEDVIIQIVNAVKSTLEKTPPELAADIVERGIVLAGGGSLIYGLDKRLRNETNLPVVYCDDPLTAVARGIGKALQNIELIKRVSFR, from the coding sequence GGAACTGCTAATACTTTGGTTTTTGTTAGAGGGAAAGGTATAGTATTGACAGAACCATCAATTGTTGCAGTAGATAAAGCTCAAAACAAAGTTTTGGCTATAGGAAAAGAAGCTAAAGAAATGGTAGGTAAAACACCAGAACACATCCAGATTATAAGACCATTGAAAGATGGTGTTATAGCTGATTTTGATACTACTCAGGCAATGCTTAAATATTTTATTCAAAAGGTACACAACAACTTTCCACTTGTAAAACTTATAAACCCAAGACCAAGAATTATAATAGGTGTTCCATCAGGTATAACAACTGTTGAAAAAAGAGCTGTAATAGATGCAGCAAGACAAGCAGGTGCAAGGGAGGTTTACCTTATAGCAGAGCCTATGGCAGCTGCAATAGGTGCAGGACTACCTATAGAACAACCCGGTGGAAATATGATAGTTGATATAGGTGGTGGAACTTCTGAAATAGCCGTTATATCTTTATCAGGACTTGTTATATCTAACTCCATTAGAATAGCTGGAGATGAGATGAACGAAGCTATTATAAACCATCTAAAGAGAAACTACCATATATTAATAGGAGAGCAAACTGCAGAAAATATAAAAATAAATCTTGGGTCAGCTGTAGAGTCAGAAAGAGATAGTAAAACTATGGAGATTAGAGGAAGAGATATGGCAGGAATGCCAAGAAGTATAACAATTACAGGTAAGGATATTAGAGAAGCTCTGGAAGATGTTATCATTCAAATAGTTAACGCTGTAAAGTCCACTTTAGAAAAAACACCACCAGAGTTGGCAGCTGATATAGTAGAAAGGGGTATAGTTTTGGCTGGTGGAGGCTCTTTAATTTATGGACTTGATAAAAGATTAAGAAATGAAACAAACCTCCCTGTTGTTTACTGTGATGACCCATTAACTGCAGTTGCAAGGGGAATAGGAAAAGCCCTGCAGAATATCGAGCTTATAAAAAGAGTTTCTTTTAGATAA